In a genomic window of Myxococcus guangdongensis:
- a CDS encoding PAS domain-containing sensor histidine kinase — translation MNPCPMPTRLLLDLLSSRREDIARRWETRAGVAGDEAPPRRREQTTGSRAWVDSVVELLRLLSVSPEWSGPPSLEGRGAEHAREGADIAAVVREYGLLRDVLVEVLEDAGWTPDFEGMRALNRVIDVCIADAVQRHSNERERTLRETETKLHDILDHAPAAIYAKDASGRYLFVNRAFELHGAVRREEAVGRTDYELFSREVADVFTATDRRVLETGRPLESDERVRRPDGWHTYQSLKFALPGMGGQAHAVCGISTDVTEARLAQKERDEARERLRRVITELPVVLWATDPVGNITLFEGQGLKAMGVEPGTMVGRNTSEVYAGRPELLDAARRAQGGERFSLEMEVGGAWFMAYVSPDLGPDGRVRSVSGVSLDITERRRAEEVLRQSEMRYRLATRATSDVIYDWNLATGRIEWSELALHQFRVSPHDAPMDIDWWTLSIHPDDRERVTRDMQALMDQGQEHWRDEYRFRRGDGTWAVIEDRGQVVRDAAGWPLRMVGAMQDVTERRATEEEARRRAEFEQLLIGIVGHDLRNPLSAITMASTTLLRRENLDERQRKIIDRILSSAERATRMLRDVLDFTQARLGGGIPMQPRPLDLHELTRQVLDEVRLAHPERTLELEYGGSGAGLWDADRLAQVITNLVNNAISYSPSHCPVLVRTHGTRDSVVLSVHNMGDAIPTELLSRLFEPMKRAERPESRDGRGGLGLGLFIVKHIVDAHGGRLRVRSNARDGTLFMVRLPRALPASPQVAAWP, via the coding sequence ATGAACCCCTGTCCCATGCCCACCCGTCTCCTGCTGGACCTCCTGTCCTCGCGCCGGGAGGACATCGCCCGGCGCTGGGAGACACGCGCGGGGGTGGCGGGGGACGAAGCGCCGCCGCGACGGCGGGAGCAGACGACGGGCTCGCGAGCATGGGTGGACTCGGTGGTGGAGCTGCTGCGCCTGCTCAGCGTCTCGCCCGAGTGGAGCGGCCCCCCGTCGCTGGAGGGGCGCGGCGCGGAGCACGCCCGGGAAGGCGCGGACATCGCCGCGGTGGTGCGGGAGTACGGCCTGCTGCGGGACGTGCTCGTGGAGGTGCTGGAGGACGCGGGGTGGACCCCGGACTTCGAGGGGATGCGCGCGCTCAACCGGGTCATCGACGTGTGCATCGCGGACGCGGTCCAGCGCCACTCCAACGAACGGGAGCGGACGCTGCGCGAGACGGAGACGAAGCTGCACGACATCCTCGACCACGCGCCCGCCGCCATCTACGCGAAGGACGCCTCGGGGCGTTACCTCTTCGTCAACCGCGCCTTCGAGCTCCACGGCGCCGTGCGCAGGGAAGAAGCCGTGGGGCGCACCGATTACGAGCTGTTCTCCCGCGAGGTGGCGGACGTGTTCACCGCCACGGACCGGCGCGTCCTCGAGACGGGGCGTCCCCTGGAGTCCGATGAGCGTGTCCGTCGCCCCGACGGCTGGCACACCTATCAGTCGCTCAAGTTCGCCCTGCCCGGCATGGGCGGACAGGCGCATGCGGTGTGCGGCATCTCCACGGACGTCACCGAGGCGCGGCTGGCGCAGAAGGAGCGCGACGAGGCCCGGGAGCGACTGCGCCGGGTCATCACCGAGCTGCCCGTCGTGCTGTGGGCCACGGACCCCGTGGGCAACATCACCCTCTTCGAGGGACAGGGCCTGAAGGCCATGGGCGTGGAGCCGGGCACCATGGTGGGGCGCAACACCTCGGAGGTGTACGCGGGCCGGCCGGAGCTGCTGGACGCCGCGCGCCGCGCGCAGGGGGGCGAGAGGTTCTCCCTGGAGATGGAGGTCGGTGGTGCGTGGTTCATGGCCTACGTCTCGCCGGACCTGGGGCCGGACGGGCGGGTGCGGAGCGTGTCGGGCGTGTCCCTGGACATCACCGAGCGCCGCCGCGCCGAGGAGGTGCTGCGTCAGTCGGAGATGCGCTACCGGCTGGCCACGCGCGCCACCAGCGACGTCATCTACGACTGGAACCTGGCCACCGGCCGCATCGAATGGAGCGAGCTGGCCCTGCACCAGTTCCGCGTGTCGCCCCACGACGCGCCGATGGACATCGACTGGTGGACCCTCAGCATCCACCCCGACGACCGGGAGCGCGTCACCCGGGACATGCAGGCCCTCATGGACCAGGGCCAGGAGCACTGGCGCGACGAGTACCGGTTCCGCCGGGGCGACGGCACCTGGGCCGTCATCGAGGACCGGGGCCAGGTGGTGCGCGACGCGGCCGGCTGGCCCCTGCGCATGGTGGGCGCCATGCAGGACGTCACCGAGCGCCGCGCCACGGAGGAGGAGGCCCGGCGCCGCGCCGAGTTCGAGCAGCTGCTCATCGGCATCGTCGGCCACGATTTGCGCAACCCCCTGTCCGCCATCACCATGGCGTCCACCACGCTGTTGCGGCGCGAGAACCTGGACGAGCGTCAGCGGAAAATCATCGACCGCATCCTCTCCAGCGCCGAGCGCGCCACGCGCATGCTGCGCGACGTGCTGGACTTCACCCAGGCCCGGCTCGGCGGGGGCATCCCCATGCAGCCGCGCCCCCTGGACCTGCACGAGCTGACGCGGCAGGTGCTGGACGAGGTGCGGCTCGCGCACCCCGAGCGCACGCTGGAGCTCGAGTACGGCGGCAGCGGCGCGGGCCTGTGGGACGCGGACCGGCTGGCCCAGGTCATCACCAACCTGGTGAACAACGCCATCAGCTACAGCCCCAGCCACTGCCCGGTGCTGGTGCGCACCCATGGCACGCGGGACTCCGTGGTGCTCAGCGTGCACAACATGGGCGACGCGATTCCCACCGAGCTCTTGTCGCGCCTGTTCGAACCCATGAAGCGCGCCGAGCGCCCCGAGTCACGCGACGGGCGCGGCGGCCTGGGCCTGGGCCTCTTCATCGTGAAGCACATCGTCGATGCCCACGGAGGGCGGCTGCGCGTGCGCTCCAACGCGCGCGACGGCACGCTCTTCATGGTGCGCCTGCCACGCGCGCTCCCGGCCTCGCCGCAGGTGGCCGCGTGGCCCTGA
- a CDS encoding lamin tail domain-containing protein — MRRWGWWLCVVGLSGCGAPAEEWAEDACADLLPGDVVITEYLNDPDGTDTGREYVELHNPLPVPVSLEGLTLHASRSDGSQEKTFLFDEPLSMAPGDYLVLGDVREGTVPAHVDLSYGDSLGALGNTSGRLGLRCGSRVIDEVPLTAPAKSGVARVYDGRLVPDSAGNDDTTRWCDSEGPTVGGAFQGSPGAANAPCALTEGASGRDGGVEQCSPLEGLAARPVRWPRVGELVITELMVNPIGDDTSAEWVEVLALAPVDLNGLTVGSDTSGTRLQGTQCLSLPAGGYALLARRADAVLNGGLPTPLATFGVDLRNAGGVVRVRAGDVVVDAVEYGPAREGVATQVSVERANAFDNDSLSSWCPARERYGERGNLGSPGRANTRCTEGNTDAGAQDGGSADAGRDAGTSDGGAPDAGRDAGSSSDAGPRDAGPPDAGSPDAGPPGSTCVDRITGRARAVRVPEVGSIVLTEFMADPTVVADGVGEWVEVLATREVDLNGITLMNESGASTTLEAALCLSLRTGTRAVLARSLDPALNGGLPAVLATFSFNLANTAGARSLRLMKDGRVLEAITWSNAATPGVSWQVDPSSSDAQRNDLPGSFCAAPSSARYGLGDRGTPGLENRACPR, encoded by the coding sequence GTGAGGCGTTGGGGATGGTGGTTGTGCGTGGTGGGGTTGAGTGGCTGTGGGGCGCCGGCGGAGGAGTGGGCGGAGGATGCCTGCGCGGACCTGTTGCCGGGGGACGTCGTCATCACCGAGTACTTGAACGACCCCGACGGAACCGACACGGGGCGCGAGTACGTGGAGCTGCACAACCCGCTCCCGGTGCCCGTGAGTCTGGAGGGACTGACGCTCCATGCCTCACGCTCGGATGGCTCGCAGGAGAAGACCTTCCTGTTCGACGAGCCACTGTCGATGGCACCCGGTGATTATCTGGTGCTGGGCGACGTTCGCGAGGGGACCGTGCCCGCGCACGTGGACCTGTCCTACGGCGATTCGCTGGGCGCGCTGGGGAACACGTCGGGACGGTTGGGGCTGCGATGCGGTTCCCGGGTGATTGATGAAGTCCCGCTGACTGCGCCCGCGAAGAGTGGTGTCGCGCGTGTGTACGACGGGCGACTGGTGCCGGACTCCGCTGGCAACGACGACACGACGCGCTGGTGTGACTCCGAGGGCCCCACCGTGGGTGGTGCATTCCAGGGGAGCCCAGGTGCGGCGAACGCGCCGTGTGCGCTGACGGAAGGGGCCTCCGGGCGCGATGGCGGCGTGGAGCAATGTTCCCCGTTGGAGGGGCTGGCGGCGCGTCCGGTGCGGTGGCCTCGCGTGGGGGAATTGGTCATCACCGAGTTGATGGTGAACCCCATCGGCGATGACACCTCGGCCGAGTGGGTGGAGGTCCTCGCCCTGGCTCCGGTGGACCTGAATGGATTGACGGTGGGCTCGGACACTTCGGGGACACGGCTGCAGGGGACACAATGCCTGTCGCTCCCGGCGGGAGGGTATGCGCTGCTGGCCCGACGCGCGGATGCGGTCCTGAACGGAGGGTTGCCCACGCCCCTGGCCACGTTCGGTGTGGACCTCCGCAACGCAGGTGGCGTCGTGCGCGTGCGAGCGGGAGACGTGGTCGTGGATGCGGTCGAGTACGGACCCGCGAGGGAAGGCGTGGCGACCCAGGTGTCGGTGGAACGGGCGAACGCGTTCGACAACGATTCACTGTCGTCCTGGTGTCCGGCACGGGAGCGCTATGGAGAGCGTGGCAACCTGGGGAGTCCGGGACGGGCGAACACCCGCTGCACCGAGGGCAACACAGATGCCGGCGCACAGGATGGCGGGTCCGCCGACGCGGGGCGTGACGCGGGGACTTCCGATGGTGGCGCACCGGATGCCGGACGCGATGCCGGTTCGAGCTCGGACGCAGGGCCCCGGGATGCCGGTCCTCCGGATGCCGGGTCTCCCGATGCCGGTCCCCCAGGCTCCACCTGTGTCGACCGAATCACGGGACGCGCTCGCGCGGTCCGCGTACCGGAGGTCGGCTCCATCGTCCTCACGGAGTTCATGGCGGACCCGACCGTGGTCGCCGACGGCGTGGGAGAGTGGGTCGAGGTCCTCGCGACGCGCGAGGTGGACCTCAACGGAATCACCCTGATGAACGAGAGCGGAGCGAGCACGACGCTCGAAGCCGCGCTCTGCTTGTCGCTCAGGACAGGCACCCGCGCGGTGCTCGCGCGCAGCCTGGACCCGGCGCTCAACGGGGGCTTGCCGGCGGTGCTCGCCACCTTCTCCTTCAACCTCGCCAACACCGCGGGAGCCCGCTCGCTCCGGTTGATGAAGGACGGTCGGGTGCTGGAGGCCATCACCTGGTCGAACGCCGCGACGCCGGGCGTGTCCTGGCAGGTGGACCCCTCGAGCAGTGATGCCCAGCGCAATGACCTGCCAGGGAGCTTCTGCGCCGCGCCTTCGAGCGCGCGTTATGGCCTGGGAGACCGGGGCACACCGGGATTGGAGAACCGCGCATGCCCGCGATGA
- a CDS encoding thermonuclease family protein: protein MPAMNPIPSTRRFALLAAWLIAGVLGCGADPGGTCGPSTGLVTEVIDGDTLVLEGGVRVRYLLVDTPESTAGKHACFGREAHAFNRSLVEGRRVTLVDAEACEDHFGRRLAYVFVDDRDVSALLVERGLACVLHVPPAGDSRREELEALESQARRARRGLWGACSPVPCA from the coding sequence ATGCCCGCGATGAACCCCATCCCATCGACACGGCGGTTCGCCCTCCTCGCGGCATGGCTCATCGCGGGAGTCCTCGGGTGCGGTGCGGACCCGGGTGGCACGTGTGGACCCTCGACAGGACTCGTGACGGAGGTCATCGACGGCGACACCCTCGTCCTCGAGGGCGGCGTGCGTGTCCGTTATCTGCTCGTGGACACCCCGGAGAGCACGGCGGGCAAGCACGCGTGTTTCGGCCGCGAGGCGCACGCGTTCAACCGGAGCCTCGTCGAGGGTCGCCGCGTGACACTCGTCGACGCGGAGGCGTGTGAGGACCACTTCGGTCGCCGGCTCGCCTACGTCTTCGTCGACGACCGCGACGTGAGCGCGCTGCTCGTGGAGCGGGGCCTCGCCTGTGTGCTCCATGTCCCGCCCGCGGGGGACTCCCGTCGCGAGGAGCTCGAGGCCCTGGAGTCCCAGGCCCGGCGCGCCCGACGGGGGTTGTGGGGCGCCTGCTCGCCGGTGCCCTGCGCATGA
- a CDS encoding TerC/Alx family metal homeostasis membrane protein, translating into MHSIPTWLWGVFWAAVLTLLVVDLLGHRGHHGESRRAAWMWTGVWVAAGLAFGGLVWAVLGADAGQEYLAAWLIEKSLSLDNAFVFLVIFQSLSVPVRAQHQVLFLGIFGALVFRALFIFVGAAALERWTWVSYVFGAILLVTAWRVLREDPAKQQDNRAVSWLSRHLPVTQHLHDKKFIVRREDGRRVATPLLLALLGLELTDILFAVDSVPAAFSVTKDTFVLYSSNAFAILGLRALYLVLAGTLGKLRYLHYGLSGVLAFAGLKMVVTPWFHVPPLPSVLVIVAMVGTAVVASLIARRREGPAASREEGPEPDATLRR; encoded by the coding sequence GGGGCGTCTTCTGGGCGGCGGTGTTGACACTGCTCGTGGTGGACCTGCTCGGACACCGAGGCCACCACGGCGAGTCCCGCCGGGCGGCCTGGATGTGGACGGGGGTGTGGGTGGCCGCGGGTCTGGCCTTCGGAGGGCTGGTGTGGGCGGTGCTCGGCGCCGACGCGGGCCAGGAATACCTGGCGGCGTGGCTCATCGAGAAGAGCCTCAGCCTGGACAACGCCTTCGTCTTCCTCGTCATCTTCCAGAGCCTGTCGGTCCCGGTGCGCGCGCAGCACCAGGTGCTGTTCCTGGGCATCTTCGGCGCGCTCGTCTTCCGCGCGCTCTTCATCTTCGTGGGGGCGGCCGCGCTGGAGCGCTGGACCTGGGTGTCCTACGTCTTCGGCGCCATCCTGCTGGTCACCGCCTGGCGCGTGCTGCGCGAGGACCCCGCGAAGCAGCAGGACAACCGGGCCGTGAGCTGGTTGTCGCGTCACCTGCCAGTGACACAGCACCTGCACGACAAGAAGTTCATCGTCCGGCGCGAGGACGGCCGCCGCGTGGCCACGCCGCTCCTGTTGGCGCTGCTGGGTCTGGAGCTGACGGACATCCTCTTCGCGGTGGACTCGGTGCCGGCGGCCTTCTCCGTGACGAAGGACACCTTCGTCCTCTACAGCTCCAACGCCTTCGCGATTCTCGGCTTGAGGGCGCTGTACCTGGTGCTGGCCGGCACGCTGGGCAAGCTGCGCTACCTGCACTACGGACTGTCGGGCGTGCTCGCGTTCGCGGGGCTGAAGATGGTGGTGACGCCCTGGTTCCACGTGCCGCCGCTGCCGTCGGTGCTCGTCATCGTCGCGATGGTGGGCACCGCCGTGGTGGCGAGCCTCATCGCCCGCCGTCGCGAGGGCCCGGCCGCCTCCCGCGAGGAGGGGCCGGAGCCGGATGCGACGCTGAGGCGTTAG